From Sceloporus undulatus isolate JIND9_A2432 ecotype Alabama chromosome 6, SceUnd_v1.1, whole genome shotgun sequence, one genomic window encodes:
- the GOSR2 gene encoding Golgi SNAP receptor complex member 2 isoform X1, whose translation MEALYHQTNKQVHEVHSYMSRLETTDKQSVHLVENEIQARIDRIFSNLERLEIFCNKEPPNKRQNAKLRVDQLKYDIQHLQTALKNFQHRRYAREQQERQREELLARTFTTNDSDTTIPIDETLQHNESLQNAHRGMDDLIGSGTSILQGLRDQRVTLKGTHKKIMDVANMLGLSNTVMRLIEKRAFQDKYFMIGGMLVTCVLMFLVVQYLT comes from the exons ATGGAAGCCCTTTATCATCAGACCAATAA GCAAGTCCATGAAGTTCACTCATACATGAGCCGTCTGGAGACAACAGACAAGCAATCAGTTCACT TGGTAGAAAATGAAATCCAGGCACGAATTGACAGGATCTTCAGCAACCTAGAACGGCTAGAAATTTTTTGTAACAAGGAACCTCCCAATAAGCGGCAGAATGCCAAACT CCGAGTTGACCAGTTGAAATATGACATCCAGCACTTACAGACTGCGTTGAAGAACTTCCAGCATCGACGCTATGCTCGGGAGCAGCAGGAGAGACAACGGGAAGAGCTTCTGGCTCGGACATTCACCACTAAT GATTCTGACACCACCATTCCGATTGATGAAACATTACAACATAATGAATCCCTTCAAAATGCACACCGTGGCATGGATGATCTTATTGGCAGCGGAACCAGCATCCTACAGGGCCTGAGGGATCAGAGAGTGACACTGAAG GGCACCCACAAGAAAATAATGGACGTTGCCAACATGTTGGGTTTATCCAATACAGTCATGCGCCTCATTGAGAAACGTGCCTTCCAGGATAAGTACTTCATGATTGGAGGCATGCTTGTGACATGTGTGCTCATGTTCCTTGTGGTGCAGTACCTGACGTGA
- the GOSR2 gene encoding Golgi SNAP receptor complex member 2 isoform X2 — translation MEALYHQTNKQVHEVHSYMSRLETTDKQSVHLVENEIQARIDRIFSNLERLEIFCNKEPPNKRQNAKLRVDQLKYDIQHLQTALKNFQHRRYAREQQERQREELLARTFTTNGTHKKIMDVANMLGLSNTVMRLIEKRAFQDKYFMIGGMLVTCVLMFLVVQYLT, via the exons ATGGAAGCCCTTTATCATCAGACCAATAA GCAAGTCCATGAAGTTCACTCATACATGAGCCGTCTGGAGACAACAGACAAGCAATCAGTTCACT TGGTAGAAAATGAAATCCAGGCACGAATTGACAGGATCTTCAGCAACCTAGAACGGCTAGAAATTTTTTGTAACAAGGAACCTCCCAATAAGCGGCAGAATGCCAAACT CCGAGTTGACCAGTTGAAATATGACATCCAGCACTTACAGACTGCGTTGAAGAACTTCCAGCATCGACGCTATGCTCGGGAGCAGCAGGAGAGACAACGGGAAGAGCTTCTGGCTCGGACATTCACCACTAAT GGCACCCACAAGAAAATAATGGACGTTGCCAACATGTTGGGTTTATCCAATACAGTCATGCGCCTCATTGAGAAACGTGCCTTCCAGGATAAGTACTTCATGATTGGAGGCATGCTTGTGACATGTGTGCTCATGTTCCTTGTGGTGCAGTACCTGACGTGA